Proteins from one Hydrogenophaga sp. SL48 genomic window:
- a CDS encoding transketolase, with protein MTSSADQLPALAQCAHRIRRYALRMGEVQGQGYIGQALGWADVLAAAYGHALNFKPEDPEWEGRDRFLLSHGHYAIAHYAALIEAGIIPEEELETYGSDDSRLPMSGMATYTPGMEISGGSLGQGLPIAVGMALGLRHKQNPAFVYNSMSDGELDEGSTWEAAMSAAHHGLSNLICLVDINNQQADGPSSKVLGFEPLADKWLAFGWHVQRIDGNDMAAVRAAFDTARNLKDAKPRVILFNTLMGKGVPFLETRDKNHFIRVDPPEWQQALAVLDQSAPEGAAA; from the coding sequence ATGACTTCATCCGCAGACCAACTTCCTGCGTTGGCGCAGTGCGCCCACCGCATCCGCCGCTACGCCCTGCGCATGGGCGAGGTCCAGGGCCAGGGCTACATCGGCCAGGCCCTGGGCTGGGCCGACGTGCTGGCCGCTGCCTACGGCCACGCGCTCAACTTCAAACCCGAAGACCCCGAGTGGGAAGGCCGCGACCGCTTCCTGCTCTCGCACGGCCACTACGCCATCGCCCACTACGCGGCGCTGATCGAAGCCGGGATCATTCCCGAGGAAGAGCTGGAAACCTACGGCAGCGACGACAGCCGCCTGCCCATGTCGGGCATGGCCACCTACACGCCGGGCATGGAAATCTCGGGCGGCTCGCTGGGTCAAGGCCTGCCGATTGCGGTGGGCATGGCGCTGGGCCTGCGCCACAAGCAGAACCCGGCCTTTGTCTACAACTCCATGAGCGACGGCGAGCTCGACGAAGGCTCCACCTGGGAAGCCGCCATGTCGGCCGCACACCACGGCCTCTCCAACCTGATCTGCCTGGTCGACATCAACAACCAGCAGGCCGATGGTCCATCGAGCAAGGTGCTGGGCTTCGAGCCGCTGGCCGACAAGTGGCTGGCCTTCGGCTGGCACGTGCAGCGCATCGACGGCAATGACATGGCCGCTGTGCGCGCCGCCTTCGACACGGCGCGCAACCTGAAAGACGCCAAGCCCCGCGTGATCCTGTTCAACACCCTGATGGGCAAGGGCGTGCCTTTCCTCGAAACGCGTGACAAGAACCACTTCATCCGCGTGGACCCGCCCGAGTGGCAGCAGGCCCTCGCCGTCCTTGACCAATCCGCGCCCGAAGGAGCCGCCGCATGA
- a CDS encoding transketolase family protein, with the protein MNTVVEKKPRLTTSAMIASIASEGQRVKAAPFGKALVELAANRPEIVGMTADLGKYTDLHLFAQAFPERYFQMGMAEQLLMGAAGGMAKEGLMPFVTTYAVFGTRRAYDFIHQVIAEENLNVKMCCALPGLTTGYGPSHQATEDLAMMRGIPGLTIIDPCDALDIEQAVPQMAAHDGPVYMRLLRGNVPLVLDEYDYSFELGKAKRLVDGNDVLIVSSGFMTMRALEVAQALKADNIGVAVLHCPTIKPLDTATLLAEVGSKPRLVVVAENHSVIGGLGEAVASALLQNGVQPARFRLAGLPDAYLDAGALPTLHERYGISTEALSGRVKAWLA; encoded by the coding sequence ATGAACACCGTTGTTGAAAAGAAACCCCGCCTCACCACCTCGGCCATGATCGCGTCCATCGCGAGCGAAGGCCAGCGGGTGAAGGCCGCACCCTTTGGCAAGGCCCTGGTCGAGCTGGCCGCGAACCGGCCCGAGATCGTCGGCATGACCGCCGATCTCGGCAAGTACACCGACCTGCACCTGTTTGCGCAGGCCTTCCCCGAGCGCTACTTCCAGATGGGCATGGCCGAGCAGCTGCTCATGGGTGCGGCCGGCGGCATGGCCAAGGAAGGCCTGATGCCCTTCGTCACCACCTACGCCGTGTTCGGCACGCGCCGCGCCTACGACTTCATCCACCAGGTGATCGCCGAGGAAAACCTCAACGTCAAGATGTGCTGCGCCCTGCCTGGCCTCACCACCGGCTACGGCCCCAGCCACCAAGCCACCGAAGACCTGGCCATGATGCGCGGCATCCCCGGCCTGACCATCATCGACCCGTGTGACGCGCTGGACATCGAACAGGCCGTGCCGCAGATGGCTGCCCACGACGGCCCGGTCTACATGCGCCTGCTGCGCGGCAACGTGCCGCTGGTGCTGGACGAATACGACTACAGCTTCGAGCTCGGCAAGGCCAAGCGCCTGGTGGATGGCAACGACGTGCTCATCGTCTCCAGCGGCTTCATGACCATGCGCGCACTGGAAGTGGCGCAGGCGCTCAAGGCCGACAACATCGGCGTGGCGGTGCTGCACTGCCCCACCATCAAGCCGCTGGACACCGCGACCCTCCTGGCCGAGGTGGGCTCCAAGCCGCGCCTGGTGGTGGTGGCCGAGAACCACTCGGTGATCGGCGGCCTGGGCGAAGCCGTGGCCAGCGCGCTGTTGCAGAACGGCGTGCAGCCCGCGCGATTCCGCCTCGCGGGCCTGCCCGACGCCTACCTCGACGCCGGCGCCCTGCCGACGCTGCACGAGCGCTACGGCATCAGCACCGAGGCGCTGTCAGGCCGCGTCAAGGCCTGGCTGGCCTGA
- a CDS encoding acyltransferase family protein, whose translation MSHSPHPDHYRPDIDGLRAIAVSAVVIHHAFPEWFPGGFIGVDIFFVISGYLISSIILDNLARNRFSFADFYARRVKRIFPALFLVLAFTLVYGWFVLSPLDYKAVGKHAVAGSFFMSNFAFWREAGYFDASAVEKPLLHLWSLAIEEQFYMFWPLVLVALHRWHQPKKIWVLVLLLLSLGFNLWLVRGDANSAFYNPLGRFWEMMMGAYLAASRPAPGAPVPVTARRAQWLSSLGIGLLVLVMVELHPERRFPGGWAFFGTLATCLLIAAGPRGWFNRYVLSSKPMVWIGLISYPLYLWHWPLLAFPHIEHGGVPPALHQVGWMLLAVLLAWLTYRLVEQPIRFGHWRQWRFTTVTLSAAVAVTGLTGFTIYRKEGQPERLQMLAANQAANQAARDGSPEQIQKLLATLSTKGGKPAVIEGWRDGDCMLDYNLPPSNFKPFCVEKKRPLVFLWGDSHAGSLYPGFKALQDSGKYSFGLGERTAAICPPILGIEPRPLCQSLNDDTIRVIRETKPDIVVLYAWWHEGKVKGRYKDIRGLEPTVAELKKAGVKRIVLLGAVPYWREDLPKVLLKLWKEQQRLPLRLGDEYLDPHVKAATADMRRRSAAMGIEFISGMDYFCNKDGCLTRMGPGSAEPLSFDYGHLSLPAATYYVDQIAPLILGQR comes from the coding sequence ATGTCGCATTCCCCTCACCCAGACCACTACCGCCCCGACATTGATGGCCTGCGCGCCATTGCCGTATCTGCTGTGGTGATCCACCACGCTTTCCCCGAGTGGTTCCCGGGTGGCTTCATCGGGGTGGACATCTTTTTCGTGATCTCGGGCTACCTGATCAGCTCGATCATCCTGGACAACCTGGCGCGCAACCGCTTCAGCTTCGCGGACTTCTATGCCCGCCGGGTCAAGCGCATCTTTCCCGCCCTGTTCCTGGTGCTGGCCTTCACGCTGGTCTACGGCTGGTTCGTGCTCTCGCCCTTGGACTACAAGGCGGTGGGCAAACACGCGGTGGCCGGCAGTTTCTTCATGTCGAACTTCGCCTTCTGGCGGGAGGCGGGCTATTTCGATGCCTCGGCGGTCGAAAAACCGCTGCTGCACCTGTGGTCGCTGGCCATTGAAGAGCAGTTCTACATGTTCTGGCCGCTGGTGCTGGTGGCGCTGCACCGTTGGCACCAGCCCAAGAAGATCTGGGTCCTGGTCCTGCTGCTGCTCTCGCTGGGTTTCAACCTCTGGCTGGTGCGGGGGGATGCGAACTCGGCGTTCTACAACCCGCTGGGCCGCTTCTGGGAAATGATGATGGGGGCCTACCTGGCCGCCAGCCGTCCGGCCCCGGGTGCACCGGTGCCCGTCACGGCCCGCCGGGCGCAGTGGCTCTCCAGCCTGGGCATCGGTTTGCTGGTGCTGGTCATGGTCGAGCTCCACCCTGAACGGCGGTTTCCCGGTGGCTGGGCCTTCTTCGGCACCCTGGCCACCTGCCTGCTGATCGCTGCCGGCCCCCGGGGCTGGTTCAACCGGTATGTGCTGTCGAGCAAACCCATGGTCTGGATCGGTCTGATCAGTTACCCCCTCTACCTGTGGCACTGGCCGCTGCTGGCCTTCCCGCACATCGAGCACGGAGGGGTGCCCCCCGCGTTGCACCAGGTCGGCTGGATGTTGCTCGCGGTGCTGCTGGCCTGGCTCACGTACCGGCTGGTCGAACAGCCGATCCGGTTCGGGCATTGGCGCCAGTGGCGCTTCACCACGGTGACCCTGAGCGCCGCCGTGGCGGTGACCGGTCTGACCGGCTTCACCATCTACAGAAAGGAGGGGCAGCCGGAGCGCCTGCAGATGCTGGCGGCGAACCAGGCAGCGAATCAGGCGGCCCGTGACGGCTCGCCCGAGCAGATCCAGAAGCTGCTGGCCACGCTCTCGACCAAAGGCGGGAAGCCTGCGGTCATCGAGGGCTGGCGCGACGGCGACTGCATGCTGGACTACAACCTGCCGCCCAGCAACTTCAAGCCGTTCTGTGTCGAGAAAAAGCGGCCCCTGGTCTTCCTCTGGGGCGACTCGCACGCCGGTTCGCTGTACCCGGGCTTCAAGGCGCTGCAGGACAGCGGCAAATACAGCTTCGGTCTCGGGGAGCGCACGGCCGCGATCTGCCCGCCCATCCTGGGCATCGAACCACGCCCGCTGTGCCAGAGCCTGAACGACGACACCATCCGCGTGATCCGCGAGACCAAGCCCGACATCGTGGTGCTGTACGCCTGGTGGCACGAGGGCAAGGTCAAGGGCCGCTACAAGGACATCCGTGGCCTGGAGCCGACCGTGGCCGAACTCAAGAAGGCCGGCGTCAAACGCATCGTGCTGCTCGGCGCGGTGCCGTACTGGCGCGAGGACCTGCCCAAGGTCTTGCTGAAGCTGTGGAAAGAGCAGCAGCGTCTGCCGCTGCGCCTGGGTGACGAGTACCTGGACCCCCACGTCAAGGCCGCCACGGCCGACATGCGCCGGCGTTCCGCCGCCATGGGCATCGAGTTCATCTCGGGGATGGATTACTTCTGCAACAAGGACGGCTGCCTGACGCGCATGGGGCCGGGGTCCGCCGAGCCCCTGAGCTTCGACTACGGGCACCTGTCGCTGCCCGCAGCCACGTACTACGTCGATCAGATCGCACCGCTGATCCTGGGCCAGCGCTGA
- a CDS encoding FMN-binding negative transcriptional regulator, translated as MYLPPCHRLTDRDALFSLIDDHPLGTWVCQGPGGLTVNHIPFLLDRRQGPHGTLLGHVARANTVWRDLHTATPCVVAFQGPQAYITPGWYPGKAEHGRVVPTWNYTAAHAHGVARVINDRDALLDLLNRLTHAHEARQATPWRVADAPAPFIDQMLRAIVGIQIPIDRLEGKLKASQDEARADRVGTVNGLRACPGEATQAMAELVQQALDTDTRP; from the coding sequence ATGTACCTGCCCCCCTGCCACCGGCTCACCGACCGGGACGCCCTCTTCTCGCTGATCGACGACCACCCGCTGGGCACCTGGGTGTGCCAGGGACCGGGCGGCCTGACCGTGAACCACATCCCCTTCCTGCTGGACCGCCGCCAGGGCCCGCACGGCACCCTGCTCGGCCACGTGGCCCGAGCCAACACCGTCTGGCGAGACCTGCACACGGCAACGCCGTGTGTCGTGGCGTTCCAGGGCCCGCAGGCCTACATCACACCGGGCTGGTACCCGGGCAAGGCCGAGCACGGCCGCGTCGTGCCCACCTGGAACTACACCGCCGCCCACGCGCACGGCGTGGCGCGCGTGATCAACGACCGCGACGCGCTGCTCGACCTGCTGAACCGCCTCACACACGCGCACGAAGCCCGGCAAGCCACCCCCTGGCGCGTGGCCGATGCGCCCGCGCCGTTCATTGACCAGATGCTGCGCGCCATCGTCGGCATTCAGATCCCCATTGACCGGCTCGAAGGCAAACTCAAGGCCAGCCAGGACGAAGCCCGGGCGGACCGGGTGGGCACCGTGAACGGGTTGCGGGCCTGCCCCGGCGAGGCCACGCAGGCCATGGCCGAGCTGGTCCAGCAGGCCCTGGACACCGACACCCGGCCCTGA
- a CDS encoding response regulator, which produces MNMKTILLVEDNLQDEMLTLRALKKAHLANRIDVVRDGQQALDYLFRAGEFADRDGPDLPTVVLLDISLPRLSGLEVLERLRADTRTELLPVVILTSSDEQKDRLKSYENGCNSFVQKPVDFADFAETVARLGVYWLATNEPPPERAMPR; this is translated from the coding sequence ATGAACATGAAGACCATCCTGCTCGTCGAAGACAACCTTCAGGACGAGATGCTCACCTTGCGCGCGCTGAAGAAGGCCCATCTCGCCAACCGCATCGACGTGGTTCGCGACGGCCAGCAGGCGCTGGACTACCTGTTCCGTGCCGGTGAGTTCGCCGACCGCGACGGCCCCGACCTGCCCACGGTGGTGCTGCTGGACATCAGCCTGCCGCGGCTGTCGGGCCTGGAGGTGCTCGAACGCCTGCGCGCCGACACCCGCACCGAGCTGCTGCCGGTGGTGATCCTGACTTCGTCCGACGAGCAGAAGGACCGCCTGAAGAGCTACGAGAACGGCTGCAACAGCTTCGTGCAGAAGCCGGTGGACTTCGCGGACTTTGCCGAGACCGTGGCCCGCCTCGGCGTCTACTGGCTTGCAACCAATGAGCCGCCACCTGAGCGGGCAATGCCGCGTTGA
- a CDS encoding FMN-binding negative transcriptional regulator, with protein sequence MYLPTHFEETRPGELQRVMREHPLGALITQGPHGLDANHIPFELDEAAGPHGTLNAHVARANPVWREVPAEGAEVLVIFQASEAYISPNWYPSKPEHHRHVPTWNYQVVHAHGRLRVMDDERFVRGLVARLTREHEQRSQQARPWKMGDSAPEFITGLLQAIVGIEVEITRLVGKSKLGQNREERDRLGAAAGVAGLGNAEAAQAMRGV encoded by the coding sequence ATGTACCTCCCCACCCACTTCGAAGAAACCCGGCCCGGCGAACTGCAGCGCGTGATGCGCGAACACCCGCTCGGCGCGCTGATCACGCAAGGCCCCCACGGCCTGGACGCCAACCACATCCCGTTCGAGCTGGATGAAGCCGCCGGGCCGCACGGCACGCTGAACGCCCACGTGGCGCGCGCCAACCCGGTGTGGCGCGAGGTGCCCGCCGAGGGTGCCGAGGTGCTGGTGATCTTCCAGGCCAGCGAGGCCTACATCTCGCCCAACTGGTATCCCAGCAAACCCGAACACCACCGCCACGTGCCCACCTGGAACTACCAGGTCGTGCACGCCCACGGTCGCCTGCGCGTGATGGACGACGAGCGTTTCGTGCGCGGCCTGGTGGCGCGCCTCACGCGCGAGCACGAGCAACGCTCGCAGCAGGCGAGGCCCTGGAAGATGGGCGACTCCGCGCCCGAGTTCATCACCGGCCTGCTGCAGGCCATCGTCGGCATCGAGGTTGAAATCACCCGCCTGGTGGGCAAGTCCAAGCTGGGGCAAAACCGCGAAGAGCGGGACCGGCTGGGCGCGGCGGCGGGGGTGGCCGGGCTGGGGAATGCAGAGGCGGCGCAGGCGATGCGTGGGGTGTGA
- a CDS encoding LysR family transcriptional regulator ArgP codes for MLDYAALHALAAVVREGSFDRAARALHVTPSAISQRVRLLEERVGCALVVRGQPCLPTDTGRRMCQHMDRVRLLEHELHDALPALAPEGGTRVALPVAVNADSLATWFAPALAAFAAQAPVLMAVSVDDQDHTAEWLRTGAVLAAVTGHARPAAGCNSQPLGAMRYLAAASPAFVARYFGDGVGAGSLAHAPSLVFNTKDELQARWVRRLCHRHVELPRHTLPSSQAFVTAALAGMGWGLQPEALIAPHLADGSLAELVPGQALDVPLHWQTARAASGLLDGLTRQMLAAARDALRPL; via the coding sequence ATGCTGGACTATGCCGCCCTCCATGCCCTGGCCGCCGTGGTGCGGGAAGGCAGTTTCGACCGTGCGGCCCGCGCGCTGCACGTGACGCCCTCGGCCATCTCGCAGCGCGTGCGCCTGCTGGAGGAGCGGGTGGGCTGCGCGCTGGTGGTGCGCGGCCAGCCCTGCCTGCCGACCGACACGGGCCGGCGCATGTGCCAGCACATGGACCGCGTGCGCCTGCTGGAGCACGAACTGCACGACGCGCTGCCGGCCCTCGCGCCCGAAGGTGGCACGCGGGTGGCGCTGCCGGTGGCGGTCAACGCCGACAGCCTGGCCACCTGGTTCGCGCCCGCGCTGGCCGCGTTCGCCGCGCAGGCCCCGGTGCTGATGGCCGTGAGCGTGGACGACCAGGACCACACCGCCGAGTGGCTGCGCACCGGCGCGGTGCTCGCGGCCGTGACCGGCCACGCCCGGCCGGCGGCCGGCTGCAACAGCCAGCCGCTGGGCGCCATGCGCTACCTCGCGGCGGCCAGCCCGGCCTTCGTGGCGCGCTATTTCGGCGATGGGGTGGGCGCGGGCAGCCTGGCGCACGCGCCCAGCCTGGTGTTCAACACCAAGGACGAGCTGCAGGCGCGCTGGGTGCGGCGCCTGTGCCACCGCCATGTGGAGCTGCCCCGCCACACCCTGCCGTCATCCCAGGCCTTCGTGACCGCCGCGCTGGCCGGCATGGGCTGGGGGTTGCAACCCGAGGCGCTGATCGCGCCGCACCTGGCCGACGGCTCGCTGGCCGAACTGGTGCCCGGGCAGGCGCTGGACGTGCCGCTGCACTGGCAGACGGCGCGGGCCGCCTCCGGCCTGCTCGACGGCCTGACGCGGCAGATGCTGGCGGCCGCTCGCGACGCCCTGCGGCCACTGTGA
- a CDS encoding LysE/ArgO family amino acid transporter: MNAVPVPASLVLPVFAQGLILSLGLIVAIGAQNAFVLRQGLRREHVGSVVLFCALADAALITAGVLGMAQALGSSPGLARALALAGAAFLAVYGWRALQRARHASQLQAAEGGAGLSLGTAMAQAAAFTLLNPHVYLDTVLLVGSIGAQQPAGLQAWFVAGASIASLAWFSALGFGARWLAPLFARPRAWQVLDALIGVTMWVLSAMLVRHALQNT; encoded by the coding sequence ATGAACGCTGTTCCCGTCCCCGCCTCGCTGGTGTTGCCCGTCTTCGCCCAGGGCCTGATCCTGAGCCTGGGCCTCATCGTCGCCATCGGCGCACAGAACGCCTTCGTGCTGCGCCAGGGCCTGCGGCGCGAGCACGTGGGCAGCGTGGTGCTGTTCTGCGCGCTGGCCGATGCGGCGCTGATCACCGCCGGCGTGCTGGGCATGGCGCAGGCGCTGGGCAGCAGCCCGGGCCTGGCCCGCGCGCTGGCGCTGGCCGGTGCGGCCTTTCTGGCGGTGTACGGTTGGCGGGCGCTGCAGCGCGCGAGGCACGCGAGCCAGTTGCAGGCGGCCGAAGGTGGCGCCGGCCTGAGCCTCGGCACAGCCATGGCGCAGGCCGCCGCCTTCACCCTGCTCAACCCGCACGTCTACCTCGACACCGTGCTGCTGGTGGGCAGCATCGGCGCCCAGCAACCCGCCGGGCTGCAAGCCTGGTTCGTGGCGGGCGCGAGCATCGCCAGCCTGGCCTGGTTCAGCGCGCTGGGCTTCGGCGCGCGCTGGCTCGCGCCGCTGTTCGCCCGGCCCCGCGCCTGGCAGGTGCTGGACGCATTGATCGGTGTGACGATGTGGGTGCTGTCGGCGATGCTGGTGCGTCACGCGCTGCAAAACACCTGA
- a CDS encoding PAS domain S-box protein, which translates to MAASAVQAAPRVVRVGVYENPPKLLAGPQGQPSGILGDLLHEVAQVEDWTLKAVPCEWERCLRLLEDGAIDLMPDVAYNESRAQRFDFHRVPALSSWSQVYRRPGVTLQSVLDLEGKRVVVLDGSVQQEHLAGLLASFGLRAELVPVKSFEEAFSMVAAGEADAVAANHFSGGGAASRHGLSATSLVFLPSKLYFAAAKGRNGDLLAAIDARLDAWQADTGSVYFQALARWGMQSAPSRVPVAFWWGLAVLLGLLALALGFLALLRREVARQTLALRASEERFRNLAENSVDWIWALDLNGRHTYSNPGVATILGCRPVDFLALDPATLVHPDDLALFGATLEAARAHRTGWRNVVIRWRHEDGSYRVLESNAEPVLDAKGELQGFQGVDRDITERVQAEQERQRLASILEATSDIVSMADPEGHPIYLNGPGRALLGVAPEGPLSEVIADAHPQWASDIILNEGLQTAIREGRWSGETAVLGPGGEEIPVAQLILSHKDPQGKLLFLSTIMRDIRASRAAELALRESEERLRLALTAASQGLYDLDLTTGDAKVSPEYATMLGHDPATFRETSAAWRDRMHPDDLPAVYRAYEDCVAGRLPEIRVEFRQRTREGGWKWILSLGRIQERAADGRPLRMLGTHTDIDAIKSAEAALRELNATLEARVAERTAELTAANHELETFAYAVSHDLRAPLRAMSGFSSALQEDHAASLPSEAKVYLEQIVLAGRKMSDLVEGLLTLARSTRGDLRMDCVDVSVLAQRHLAELAAAEPARRVSVEVEQGLTVTGDERMMASVLDNLLDNAWKYTGATAEPKIRVHACAVDGRPGFCVSDNGAGFDMAHAARLFKAFQRLHRQDEFPGIGIGLATVQRIVQRHGGQISAHGVPGQGATFSVVLPARAGQREEESTT; encoded by the coding sequence ATGGCCGCAAGTGCCGTGCAGGCTGCGCCGCGCGTGGTCCGGGTGGGCGTCTACGAGAACCCGCCCAAGCTGCTGGCCGGGCCACAAGGGCAACCCAGCGGCATTCTCGGCGACTTGCTGCACGAAGTGGCCCAGGTCGAGGATTGGACGCTGAAAGCGGTGCCTTGTGAGTGGGAGCGCTGTCTGCGGCTGCTGGAGGACGGCGCCATCGACCTGATGCCGGACGTGGCCTACAACGAATCCCGGGCGCAGCGCTTTGACTTCCACCGCGTGCCCGCACTGTCCAGCTGGTCGCAGGTGTATCGGAGGCCTGGCGTGACGCTTCAGTCGGTGCTCGACCTGGAGGGCAAGCGCGTGGTCGTGCTCGACGGCTCGGTCCAGCAGGAGCACCTGGCGGGCCTGCTGGCCAGCTTCGGGCTGCGTGCCGAGCTGGTGCCGGTGAAGTCCTTTGAGGAGGCTTTCAGCATGGTGGCCGCCGGCGAGGCCGACGCGGTGGCCGCGAACCACTTTTCTGGCGGAGGTGCGGCGAGCCGCCACGGACTCTCGGCCACGAGCCTGGTGTTCCTGCCCAGCAAGCTGTACTTTGCCGCGGCCAAGGGGCGCAATGGCGACCTGCTGGCCGCCATCGATGCCCGGCTGGACGCCTGGCAGGCGGACACGGGCTCGGTCTACTTTCAGGCGCTGGCACGCTGGGGGATGCAGAGCGCGCCATCCCGGGTGCCGGTCGCCTTCTGGTGGGGGTTGGCGGTGCTGCTGGGGTTGCTGGCGCTGGCGCTGGGCTTCCTGGCCCTGCTGCGGCGCGAGGTCGCGCGGCAGACGCTCGCCCTGCGCGCCAGCGAAGAACGGTTCCGCAACCTGGCCGAAAACTCCGTTGACTGGATCTGGGCGCTCGACCTGAACGGCCGCCACACCTACAGCAACCCCGGTGTCGCCACGATCCTGGGTTGCCGACCCGTGGATTTCCTGGCGCTTGACCCGGCGACGCTGGTGCACCCCGATGACCTGGCGTTGTTTGGTGCCACCCTGGAAGCGGCCCGAGCGCACCGGACCGGCTGGCGCAACGTCGTCATCCGCTGGCGCCACGAGGACGGCAGCTATCGGGTGCTGGAATCCAATGCCGAACCCGTCCTGGATGCCAAGGGGGAACTGCAGGGGTTCCAGGGGGTCGACCGCGACATCACCGAGCGCGTACAGGCCGAGCAGGAACGCCAGCGACTGGCCTCCATCCTGGAGGCCACCAGCGACATCGTCAGCATGGCCGATCCCGAGGGCCATCCCATCTACCTGAATGGACCGGGGCGCGCGTTGCTGGGCGTTGCCCCAGAGGGGCCCTTGTCGGAGGTGATCGCCGATGCGCATCCCCAGTGGGCGAGCGACATCATCCTGAACGAGGGCCTGCAAACGGCGATCCGGGAAGGCCGCTGGTCGGGCGAGACGGCGGTTCTCGGACCGGGTGGGGAGGAGATCCCGGTGGCGCAGCTCATCCTCAGTCACAAGGACCCACAGGGCAAACTGCTGTTCCTGTCCACCATCATGCGCGACATCCGCGCGAGCCGTGCGGCCGAGCTGGCGCTGCGCGAGAGCGAAGAGCGCCTGCGCCTCGCGCTGACCGCCGCCAGCCAGGGCCTGTACGACCTGGACCTGACCACGGGCGATGCCAAGGTGAGCCCCGAGTACGCGACCATGCTGGGTCACGACCCGGCCACCTTCCGGGAGACCAGCGCGGCGTGGCGCGATCGCATGCACCCGGACGACCTGCCCGCGGTGTATCGGGCCTATGAGGACTGCGTGGCGGGCCGCCTGCCGGAAATCCGGGTCGAGTTCCGCCAGCGCACGCGGGAGGGCGGCTGGAAGTGGATCCTCTCGCTGGGCAGGATTCAGGAGCGCGCGGCCGACGGGCGCCCGCTGCGCATGCTGGGCACCCACACCGACATCGACGCCATCAAGTCCGCCGAGGCGGCCCTGCGGGAACTCAACGCCACCCTCGAAGCCCGGGTCGCGGAACGCACCGCCGAGCTCACGGCGGCCAACCACGAACTGGAGACGTTTGCCTACGCCGTCTCGCACGACCTGCGTGCGCCACTGCGCGCGATGAGCGGTTTCTCCAGCGCACTGCAGGAAGACCATGCCGCCTCCTTGCCCAGCGAGGCCAAGGTCTATCTCGAGCAGATCGTCCTGGCCGGACGCAAGATGAGCGATCTGGTCGAGGGCTTGCTGACGCTTGCGCGCAGCACGCGCGGCGATTTGCGGATGGACTGTGTCGACGTGTCGGTGCTGGCCCAACGCCATCTGGCCGAACTGGCGGCGGCCGAGCCGGCGCGTCGCGTGTCGGTCGAGGTCGAGCAAGGCCTGACGGTGACGGGCGACGAGCGCATGATGGCCAGCGTGCTGGACAACCTGCTCGACAACGCCTGGAAGTACACCGGCGCCACGGCAGAGCCGAAGATCCGGGTGCACGCCTGCGCTGTCGACGGGCGGCCCGGTTTCTGTGTCTCGGACAATGGCGCCGGCTTCGACATGGCCCACGCGGCGCGTCTGTTCAAGGCCTTTCAGCGCCTGCACCGCCAGGACGAGTTTCCGGGCATCGGGATCGGTCTGGCCACGGTGCAGCGCATCGTGCAGCGTCACGGTGGCCAGATCAGCGCGCACGGTGTGCCCGGCCAGGGCGCAACGTTTTCAGTGGTCTTGCCGGCCAGGGCTGGCCAGCGGGAAGAGGAGTCAACGACATGA